The DNA window aaatcagaaataaaagtaatttttaaggGGAAACttgaggtatgcaagacaaatcggactcctgaaaggggtacagtagtctggaaaggttttGCGCCACTGTTTTAGTGGAACAAAAATTGTGTTTCAAGTGAACAGAGTAATTCTTAATGTATTTTAACTCCAGACGTAGATCTGCACATCTGAATATGTGTATTATCATAGATATTTCAGGATCAGGAGATATTTtagtgtggttttttgtttttgtttttgaaatttgtCACCTGCTGCTTAGGCACCCTGTAATTGAGTACTACAGTAGAAACAAAGATACATTATGTATGTGTTTAGAATGCCTTGTAATAAACTTCTATATGAGGGGATGCTGGGCTTGAAGgttctaaagcaaaaaaaaatgggacctttggcacacagccaaTTTCTTGGTAATACTTAGAATACTCTTCCATCCTGTTCTAGACAAATGATATTATTTGTCCTCTGGGATTAACAGTCCAGTTGGGCCTGTCAGTGTATGCACAGCTTGTATTTTAGATTTCAATGGTTTTATAAGAGTTTTGTTTAGCTCACAGGTTTTAAGTTAAACTGTTTTCTAACTTGTTTGAGAAAAATAAGAGCAACATATATATCGCATTTGTCCACAGTGAATGCAAAATTTAATTGGGGATGGAGACCGCAAGCGAATGGTTTAGCTTCTGTTCTCATGCGTAGTAGTGTTTTTGTGAAGCAGTGACAGTAGTGGAAAGAGAACAAAAGTTTTGCTATGCAGCACTGTATAAAAATGGTCAGCAGCTGCTTCTGCATTTATTCAGGGGACAAAAGTAACACCAGCTGAGTGGGAGGAATGATATAGCAATAAAGCTGCCATTGATAAAGGTCAGACGTGACTTCAGATGACCAATGTATTGTTTTCACTTTGGTTTATAACACTGCAAAGATGaacatgtttgggtttttttaattgctgaCGCCTAATAAGGCTTATGGAGATTTAATACATGCTGCACAACTTAAGTTTGCATGTGCAAAGCTCAGTCATCTGTCGCAAAGATCTTCAgacatgttgatttttaatacCTTAATAAACATAGACAGACTAGtttagaaaagaacaaaaacatacactaccttaggtttcagagttgttGAATAGCCATTCCACTTTCCAGTAGGCTGCCTTCCTGCTACCTAAATTCATTTCTCTGCTAGTCTCTGCAGCAGGAATTCTTACACAACACTTCCCTCAGGCTAGCACTGGAATCCTGCTTCACCCAGAAAGAcggcagcagagccctgggtgctGCCTTGTCTTGCTTCAACAGTCCACTGGTGCTACTAACAAAGCAGTATAGATTGCTCTCCTCCCTTTCAAGAAATTGCAGTCATTGCACAACACTCCAAGACTTACAGGGGCTGGAATTTGGGGGAAGAGCCTGAACCTGTTAAAGACTATCCCAAATGGTAGCATGAAGTCACGTAGCCAGCTTGCGTTCTACCAACAGCTTCACACAGGGGAGCCACTATGGTACATTGTTTCTTTTGTGTTCAAATGGAACCTTTTCCCAAGTGTATGTAGTTTTATAGTAGATATGACAGTTTACTGTGTTATGATTACTGGTAATCACAGTGCGAAGGTCCAATACAATAGGACACAATGAGAAGGTGCCATTGTCTTAGTTGcatttttcattcacattttgaaGAATTATATGtagaaggtgttttttttttttaaacaaaacaattgtGGTCCATGTCTACAGATAACTAGTTTATCAAACAGACTTTCTGATCTTCAGTATTATAATTACATATATTAGGTATTATGTCCACtgcagttttacttttatttgtacAGTCCTAaataaatctatgaatctatagccATATATAACCACAATTTTAATGTGTAGCTAAAACTAAATGTAATCTTaatgaaacagttttaaaaatagtcCCAGTTTAAGGCTTTTCTAGCTGGTTTCTCAGGTGGTAAAAACCATGATTTTACTTGGTAAAAGCCACCTCTGGTAAATACTGTCATCCCTGGTttcagagcccgggtcaactgacCTGGGTTTGTGCTACGATGCTAAATAACATTGTAGATGCTCTGGATCCCAGGTGCAGAGGGTGGGATGgtctgagagcccaggctccctTCAGTCCAAAATGGAGCTTCTTaggtcaatgggaggtttgcccAGAAATTGAATGTAGAGCTTTATGTGGTGGTTTAActttttaattctttcttctATTCAGtatcattcagtggaaaaatgctCCCCTTTAAGACCGTGTTATTTCTActctttattttccttcctcaggcttctctctctctctctccccccactgtttTCTGTCTCTCCATTTTCTTCACTGCAGCCACTGACTTCGCCTGTCAGTGGGCTTCATTCCCAATTCATTTTTATTCCACCacaaaaatgtgaaatagttgatGACACTTTATATGTCAGCATTGTTGGGATTTCCACTCTAACATGAGATAAATGGCAGGAGAGATCTAGTCTATGCGTTGCAAGTTTGACATCACTGGTCTAGAGATTCCAGTTAAAATAAGGGCCCTTAAGTGCTATGTGAATGCAAAGCTCAGGCCTCCAACAAGCACTGAGATCTTCTCTGTGCTATTggcaattagatttttttttttttaagcccagaTAGTAACAGGTGAAAATGTATTTCTAAAATGCCTCACTTTACGGTGCATTTGGGGGAATCCAACCTTAGACATACATTTCTGATACATAAGGCATACTGACTAAGTGATCATTGCTCTGTGCCTGGCTTTCAACTATGCAGTCACCACGGGTCAAATTTCCATTATGCACATGACTAGCAAGTTCACATCTGACTACACATGTGTAATCTGGAATTTGCATGCACTTGTGCAGCAGGGTATGTACAATAGTCATTACGCAAGAGACAATCTTGAGGCTGATAATCCAACCTTAGATCACCAGGAATAGTatactatttttaatatatatatcaTATAGGGCTgccgattaattgcagttaactcatgcgattaactcaaaaaaattaatcatgattaaaaaaattaatcacactgttaaacaatagaataccaatttaaatttattaaatattttggatgttttttctacattttcaaatatattgatttcaattacaacacagaatacaacatgTACAGTACtcgctttatatttttattacaaatatttgcactgtaaaaaattataaccaaaagaaatagtattgttcaattcaccttatacaagtacctAATCCTGAGAGCATTCTGTGCCTAAAAATTATGTacacaataatttaaaatatgcaaaattctgCTAATTTTATTTGTCGAAATAACACtccataatcatgccagtttcaattattttggtaagttatttcaaaatacctgtccgcaagtatgtctgtaacaatacagacacacacacaaattcccgCAGGaatagagttaaagaaacccctataacagcccagttcctgtttcttcccctcctcctgccccctggggccagacacccacaatcCTGACCCCATAGAGCCTAGGGatacagagggagaaacagcctgatacTCAGTACTAGGCTTACATGGAGTTTCCTGCCCGCCACCCTCTCATTCCCTCAGGGCacgctgggaactgcagctgccaggaaccctctagctccctttccctcccccccagtagcGTCTTCTATGggcgagctgggctctgctggatccagtggcccctagtggcaaCTAGCAGCACTtgaagcccatttctgtgggggaaaggaaattctgcacgcacgttaatttcttcaaaattctgcattgtgcagtggtgcagaattccccaggagtatacacctgtcagggatgatctagataatatttagttctgccatgagtacaagggactggactaaatgacctctcaaggtcctttcaaGTCCTGTGATTCTATACATTCTGTTCTGCCTGAGGGGACGGAGCCTGTCCCACTCCcacctcctcagaaacaccctgaagccctgcccctcccatgcCGAGTATGCTGCAATAGCAAGCAAGAGGGACTGGATGTCATGCTGTCTCACACGCATGActgcccatttcccccccccccacccgcagcGGTGATTTACATTTCTACCAGCTACTCCCGGCACCCAAGCCGAcctgcctggctgccagggagtgGCACCGGGACTGCTTTTGCGgcttcctttgcttccctgtcaaaagtcatttttctgcggggaagcaaagaaatctgcaggggacatgaattctgtgcatgcacagtgacacggaattcccccaggagtaaaataccatagtgtaatctctttatcgtaAAAtcgcaacttacaaatatagattttgttgttgttgttgcataactgcactcaaaaacaaaacaatgtaaagctttagagcttacaggtccactcagtcctacttcttattcagccaattactaacacaaacaagtttgtttacatttacaggagctaatgcttcccgcttcttatttacagtgtcagctgaaaatgagaacaggcatttgcatggcatttttgtagctggcattgtaaggtatttacatgccagatctgctaaacatttgtatgccccttcatgttttggcccccattccagaggacatgcttccatgctgatgatgctcattaaaaaagtaatgcgttaattaaattggTAACTGAGCTCGTTGGGGGAGAAtcgtatgtcccctgctctgtattttacctgcattccgacatgtatttcatgttatagcagtcttggatgatgacccagcatattgttcattttaagaacactttcactgcagatttgacaaaatgcaaagaaggtaccaatgtgagatttctaaagatagctacagcactcaacccaagatttaagaacctgaagtgccttccaaaatttgattGGGAcagagtgtggagcatgctttccgaAGTCAGATGTGTTGGTTAGGAAAGTCCAGGTCTGTTATGCATAAAGAACATTTACTAACCAATAAGTCTCTCTTGCAAAGTTCAGACTACAGAAAATGCATAGATGGAACCTTTTTACATGTAGTCTGAGaaaacctttttcttttattttccctaGTTCATCATTCTTGTTGTTGACAGCATTGACAGAGAACGACTTTCTATCACAAAAGAAGAACTTTACAGAATGTTGGCTCATGAGGTATATTTAAAAACTCAGTATTCCAATACATTTGGATTGTAGGCTTCCTTTTCTTGTTAGCACCCAAATAATTATAAACATGAAGACTTAACCTTTTACAAAACAAAGTTGTTTCGTTAGCATAGGTATTGATGTACATTaactgtgctttttaaaaattttagatTGTCGGTGTCTAGACAAGAACAGTCAGGATATCATGAAAAATACATGCTCCATGTTCTAACACTCTTAGGAGGGTTCATTCTATTGTAACAAGGTAGCAGTTTCTTTTATAAAAGTTATACAGATTATAAAAAGTTTTTATATGTTTAACTTCATGCTGTCTGACTTGTActgtttttccttcctctgtcttACAACTacagttaaaaatgaaattttgaagaagcttgaaagcttctaaAACAAGTTTTGAGATTAGTTTTCACTGCTGCTTGCATCCTATTAATGTAAAGAATCATAAATAGTGTTATAAATGCTTAATCTTTGGATGATGCTTGCTTCCCTTCTGATCTAAAATGAAGTTTAGCTATGAGCAGTACTCAGTGTTATCTGAGTGGTTCATAATCTATTcctaaaaatgaaaggaaattgtCTGTAAATGGGTCAGTtcaataaaaatagtttttgctCTGGGTCTGGGGtgtaaaatatattgtaaaatgGATGGGAAGAAGtcttttgttcaaaatcttcccCATGATTTCAAAATGGATCCCAATATTGCAAACACTTATTCAAATACTGCCTCAGCATtgcgggggcagcagggggaaggACTACATGACCTATTAGGATGTCTTTCAGCTCTACATATCCATGATTCTAAGAAGTCTTAACTCATTTGAGTTGTCCTGATGACTGACTTCAGTCAGACTAGTCTATAAGTTAGGACTACTTGTGAGAGTATGGATTTGCAGCACTGGACCTTaactttgcttttgtttctttaaagcatCCAGATATAGAAATGGATCTCCACTAATCCTAGCAGATTAATTGGTATTGAACTCTTAAAATTTGACCTAATGGTTTCTTGGTTATGAAATGTCTTTTTCTCTCTTGCCCTGCTCCAAAAAAATCTGCTGTTCCTATTTTTGTTGCCTTAGTTACATGGAAAGTTTAGACAACATTCTAAACGACTCACATCTAACTTAAACTATTCAAACATTACTAGTAAGAACTGCCCTTTAGTCAAAAGTAACAAAGGTCTTAAGATATGAAGTGGATTTGTTAAATTATGAAGTATAGTTTCTTCCTTTCCTGttaattaaacatttaattttatttaaaaaaaataaaagcacctaGAGTTGGAAGTAATTTCAGTGGAATGGTGGCATTTTAACTCTTCAACTCTGTCATTATCTCACTTAAAGATTTCCAAAATGTTCCTCCAATAGTAATCTAATTGTCTGAACATACTGAGCTGCTTTAGAAAATATAGCATTTATTGTGTCTTTAAATTAATCATCAGTGAAGTGTGGCAAGACCAAAGGACCAAGAAGTGAAGCAAACCCTTATTTGATTTCTGAAGAATGTTAGTTAGAACAGCTTTCTAAATGAATCATTGTCTTCCACTATAATTTATTGTTGTAGAAAGCCTCtcaaaattaaatgctactgcaTAATTTTAATATAGAATGACTTTACTGTAACTGtgggaaaatatatttaacattatatAACCTTTTAGATTTTTATCATAACATTGGCATCATAAGTACTATACATATTCTGTCTTGCTTCCAGGATTTACGGAAGGCTGCAGTTCTCATCTTTGCAAATAAGCAGGACATGAAAGGTTGTATGACAGCTGCTGAAATATCTAAATACCTCACTCTTAGTTCTATAAAGGATCACCCATGGCACATTCAGTCCTGCTGTGCTTTGACTGGAGAAGGGTAAGTGTCAAGTTACATGTGTCAAGTTCAAGaatgtaaaataaatggaaaactcTGTGACTTTTAGAAGCTCATTAGCACCAGTCTAGATCTTTTGAAATAGGATTTTTCTTATTCTCACCTTTGCAGACATAATGACACCTTAAGTGTATCTTCCCCTTGGCTGACTTCTGGATCTGCCTTACAGCTGAGTCCTCCTGCTTTAACTGATAAGATTTTTTAGCCATGTGAAAGAATGATGCTCTACGCTCCTATTGACTCTCACTATGTCGACTGGCTAGCATACTTGCTCTTTGCTTAGTGTCTGTAATACCTGGGTGACTGCTTCAACTCTCTATTCACTAGGGAAGCAGCTCTGACTTGACCAGAGGATAAAGAATATAAATAGGATATGGCTTTCAGCCTTACTGTGAGGATCACTTATGAACCCCATTTTCTCTTGTGTAGAAGCCAACAAATATTTTAGTGCTCCTGGAAATCCCTACCAGGAGACTTCCACCCTTTCCTTCTGGAATGTCTTTTTAATATGTAGTCCTATCAGACCTTATTTTGACTTTTCAGATGTATACTCAAAAAGACATGTTTGCCAACATTCACTATGACATGAAGACCTTCTTTGTTACTGGTGTAAAACGTGTTACCTATATGCAGTTGATGTAATTGACTTATTAACTTTTAAACTTCTATCTCAGTTATGCCAGCAAAGTTACAAAAATTTAAACTGAGCTTTCCTCAGACCCCTTGCCTTCACAGATGAGACATTCTTGGTGTCTGACTAGAGCTAACCATGGATTTTTCTTTCAGATCCAGTTACCCAGTTTTCCTAAGTGCCCTGAACTTCCACCTTGATTTTCAAACAACCTCA is part of the Dermochelys coriacea isolate rDerCor1 chromosome 2, rDerCor1.pri.v4, whole genome shotgun sequence genome and encodes:
- the ARL5B gene encoding ADP-ribosylation factor-like protein 5B isoform X4; the protein is MNEVVHTSPTIGSNVEEIVVKNTHFLMWDIGGQESLRSSWNTYYSNTEFIILVVDSIDRERLSITKEELYRMLAHEDLRKAAVLIFANKQDMKGCMTAAEISKYLTLSSIKDHPWHIQSCCALTGEGLCQGLEWMTSHIGVR